In Dama dama isolate Ldn47 chromosome 9, ASM3311817v1, whole genome shotgun sequence, the following proteins share a genomic window:
- the RPL18A gene encoding large ribosomal subunit protein eL20 — MKASGTLREYKVVGRCLPTPKCRTPPLYRMRIFAPNHVVAKSRFWYFVSQLKKMKKSSGEIVYCGQVFEKSPLRVKNFGIWLRYDSRSGTHNMYREYRDLTTAGAVTQCYRDMGARHRARAHSIQIMKVEEIAASKCRRPAVKQFHDSKIKFPLPHRVLRRQHKPRFTTKRPNTFF; from the exons ATGAAGGCCTCAGGGACG CTTCGAGAGTATAAGGTGGTGGGGCGCTGCCTGCCGACCCCCAAATGCCGTACGCCGCCCCTCTATCGCATGAGGATTTTTGCGCCTAATCATGTTGTTGCCAAGTCCCGCTTCTGGTACTTTGTGTCTcagttgaagaagatgaagaaatcCTCGGGGGAAATCGTCTACTGTGGACAG GTGTTCGAGAAATCTCCCCTGCGAGTGAAGAACTTCGGCATCTGGCTACGCTATGACTCCCGCAGTGGCACGCACAACATGTACCGGGAGTACCGGGACCTGACCACCGCCGGCGCCGTCACCCAGTGCT ACCGAGACATGGGTGCCCGGCACCGAGCCCGGGCCCACTCAATCCAGATCATGAAGGTGGAGGAGATCGCAGCCAGCAAGTGCCGCCGACCAGCGGTCAAGCAGTTCCAC GACTCCAAGATCAAGTTCCCACTGCCCCACCGCGTCCTCCGTCGCCAGCACAAGCCACGCTTCACCACCAAGAGGCCCAACACCTTCTTTTAG